In Phreatobacter stygius, a genomic segment contains:
- the paaK gene encoding phenylacetate--CoA ligase PaaK: protein MLDKTRYQPLVDPIERASRDEIAALQTERLKWSLRHAYDNVGAYRRKFDEAGVHPDDFGRLEDLAKFPFTTKADLRDNYPFGMFAVPQDKVVRVHASSGTTGKPTVVGYTRNDVNTWSDVVARSIRAAGGRPGMKIHVAYGYGLFTGGLGAHYGAEKLGCMVIPVSGGMTERQVQLIQDFKPDIIMVTPSYMLAILDEFKRIGADPRQTSLNIGIFGAEPWTNSMRSEIEDAFAMDAVDIYGLSEVMGPGVANECVETKDGLHIWEDHFYPEVIDRVTGQVLPDGEKGELVFTSLTKEAMPIIRYRTRDLTRLLPGTARSMRRMEKITGRSDDMMIVRGVNVFPSQIEEKILTVPELSAHYLVVLTRQDRLDEMDIQVEARPEAIGPEDRQRAGERLAHAIKETIGISSTVTVVAPGTLERSLGKAQRVLDKRPRA, encoded by the coding sequence ATGCTGGACAAGACCCGCTACCAGCCGCTCGTCGATCCGATCGAACGCGCCTCGCGTGACGAGATCGCCGCCCTGCAGACCGAGCGGCTGAAATGGTCGCTGCGACACGCCTATGACAATGTCGGGGCCTATCGGCGCAAGTTCGACGAGGCCGGCGTCCACCCCGACGATTTCGGGCGGCTGGAAGACCTCGCCAAGTTCCCGTTCACCACCAAGGCCGACCTGCGCGACAATTATCCCTTCGGCATGTTCGCGGTACCGCAGGACAAGGTCGTCCGCGTCCACGCCTCGTCGGGGACGACCGGCAAGCCGACGGTGGTCGGTTATACCCGGAACGACGTGAACACCTGGTCCGACGTAGTCGCCCGCTCGATCCGCGCGGCCGGCGGCCGGCCCGGCATGAAGATCCATGTCGCCTACGGCTATGGCCTGTTCACCGGCGGGCTCGGCGCCCATTACGGCGCCGAAAAGCTCGGCTGCATGGTGATCCCGGTGTCGGGTGGCATGACCGAGCGCCAGGTCCAGCTGATCCAGGACTTCAAGCCCGATATCATCATGGTCACGCCGAGCTACATGCTGGCGATCCTCGACGAGTTCAAGCGCATCGGCGCCGACCCCAGGCAGACCTCGCTGAACATCGGCATCTTTGGTGCCGAACCCTGGACCAATTCCATGCGCAGCGAGATCGAGGATGCCTTCGCCATGGACGCGGTCGACATTTACGGGCTGTCCGAGGTGATGGGTCCGGGCGTCGCCAATGAATGCGTCGAGACCAAGGACGGCTTGCATATCTGGGAGGATCATTTTTACCCGGAAGTGATCGACCGGGTGACCGGCCAGGTGCTGCCCGACGGCGAGAAGGGCGAGTTGGTCTTCACCTCGCTGACCAAGGAAGCCATGCCGATCATCCGCTACCGCACCCGCGACCTGACCCGGCTCTTGCCCGGCACGGCGCGCTCGATGCGACGGATGGAAAAGATCACCGGCCGCTCCGACGACATGATGATCGTGCGCGGCGTCAACGTCTTCCCGAGCCAGATCGAGGAGAAGATCCTGACCGTGCCGGAACTGTCGGCCCATTATCTCGTGGTGCTGACCCGCCAAGACCGCCTGGACGAGATGGACATTCAGGTCGAGGCGCGGCCCGAGGCGATCGGCCCGGAGGATCGCCAACGTGCCGGCGAGCGCCTCGCCCACGCGATCAAGGAAACCATTGGCATCTCCTCGACCGTCACGGTGGTGGCGCCCGGCACGCTCGAGCGCTCGCTCGGCAAGGCCCAGCGCGTGCTCGACAAACGTCCCAGGGCTTGA
- a CDS encoding efflux RND transporter periplasmic adaptor subunit, with amino-acid sequence MLRVVIVFGLLAIAGGIATWRPDLAEQAYVKAQGLLKRDTPAAEAATRRATGPAAVPVTLARAERRPMPITVDAIGTVQPIASIQIKPRLDTQVVAVHVAEGAQVKQGELLFSLDDRILRAQIGQMEAQIVRDKAQIEQATRDRDRATDLANRRVGSEVARDNAITALKSLQAQLTANEANREALVAQLTYTQITAPVSGRIGSILAKPGAFVRSADTAPLATVNQIDPIYIAFAVPQNTFYEMRAVLGATATGSQIIVEATIGGRTSRGAIAFIENTIDQTTGTVIAKARMENGAEQLWPGAFVPVKVTLGVENDAVVIPSAALQVGQNGPYVFAVRDGRAAIVNVTVARSAGDVAIISKGLNGGEDVITSGQLRLVAGIPVVARPNAAATETPVPGKQS; translated from the coding sequence ATGCTCAGGGTTGTCATCGTTTTCGGATTGCTCGCCATTGCCGGAGGCATCGCGACCTGGCGTCCCGACCTTGCCGAACAGGCCTATGTCAAGGCGCAAGGACTGCTGAAGCGCGACACCCCGGCCGCCGAGGCTGCCACCCGCCGCGCCACCGGCCCGGCCGCCGTGCCGGTGACGCTTGCCCGCGCCGAGCGCCGGCCGATGCCGATCACCGTCGACGCCATCGGCACGGTGCAGCCGATCGCCTCGATCCAGATCAAGCCGCGGCTCGACACCCAGGTCGTCGCCGTGCATGTCGCCGAGGGCGCCCAGGTCAAGCAAGGCGAATTGCTGTTCAGCCTCGACGACCGCATCCTGCGCGCCCAGATCGGCCAGATGGAAGCCCAGATCGTCAGGGACAAGGCGCAGATCGAACAGGCCACCCGCGACCGCGACCGCGCCACCGATCTCGCCAACCGGCGCGTCGGGTCGGAGGTCGCGCGCGACAATGCCATTACCGCGCTGAAGTCCTTGCAGGCCCAGCTGACCGCCAACGAGGCGAACCGCGAGGCCCTGGTCGCCCAGCTGACCTATACCCAGATCACCGCGCCGGTCTCCGGCCGGATCGGCTCGATCCTCGCCAAGCCCGGCGCCTTCGTCCGCTCGGCCGATACCGCGCCGCTCGCCACCGTCAACCAGATCGACCCGATCTATATCGCCTTCGCCGTGCCGCAGAACACCTTCTACGAAATGCGCGCGGTCCTGGGCGCCACCGCCACCGGGAGCCAGATCATCGTCGAGGCCACCATCGGCGGCCGGACCTCGCGCGGCGCCATCGCCTTCATCGAGAACACCATCGATCAGACCACCGGCACGGTGATCGCCAAGGCGCGCATGGAGAACGGCGCGGAGCAGCTCTGGCCCGGGGCCTTCGTGCCGGTCAAGGTGACGCTCGGCGTCGAGAACGATGCCGTGGTGATCCCCTCGGCCGCCCTGCAGGTCGGCCAGAACGGGCCCTATGTCTTTGCCGTCCGCGACGGCCGCGCGGCCATCGTCAATGTCACGGTCGCCCGCTCGGCGGGTGATGTCGCGATCATTTCCAAGGGCCTCAACGGCGGCGAAGACGTGATCACCTCGGGCCAGCTCCGCCTCGTCGCGGGCATTCCGGTGGTCGCCCGGCCGAATGCCGCGGCGACCGAAACACCGGTTCCCGGCAAGCAGAGCTGA
- the paaE gene encoding 1,2-phenylacetyl-CoA epoxidase subunit PaaE: MTPAHAPHFHRLVVSDIRRETQDTVSIAFAVPDDLKPAYHFEHGQYLTLKTAIEGEELRRSYSICTGIDDDDLRVAVKRVDGGRFSTFANEMLRVGDPIEVMTPMGRFTTPLDPLEPRVYLAIACGSGITPVMSIIRTVLTREPASRLVLIYGNRSAASIIFKTALEDLKDSFLGRFSVHHVLSREASDFPVSHGRIDAAKIRTFVLHGLHGGTVDQAFLCGPQAMIQEARETLEALGIAHDHIHSELFATAGSRQAPTVVRKPDLSNGLPLSIRLDGALHSIAMDPTETVVEAAIRHGLDLPYSCKGGMCCTCRAKLVEGAVAMDQNFSLEPWEIEAGFVLTCQSRATSGTSAVSVDFDYA; encoded by the coding sequence ATGACCCCTGCCCATGCCCCCCATTTCCATCGCCTTGTGGTCAGCGATATCCGGCGCGAGACCCAGGACACGGTGTCGATCGCCTTCGCCGTGCCCGACGACCTGAAGCCGGCTTATCATTTCGAGCACGGCCAATATCTGACGCTGAAGACGGCCATCGAGGGCGAGGAGTTGCGCCGGTCTTATTCGATCTGCACCGGCATCGACGACGACGATCTGCGCGTGGCGGTGAAGCGGGTCGACGGCGGCCGCTTCTCGACCTTCGCCAACGAGATGCTGAGGGTCGGCGACCCGATCGAGGTGATGACCCCGATGGGCCGGTTCACCACGCCGCTCGATCCCCTGGAGCCGCGGGTCTATCTGGCGATCGCCTGCGGTTCGGGCATCACGCCGGTCATGTCGATCATCCGCACCGTGCTGACGCGCGAACCGGCGAGCCGCCTCGTGCTGATCTACGGCAATCGCAGCGCCGCATCGATCATCTTCAAGACCGCGCTGGAAGACCTGAAGGACAGCTTCCTCGGCCGCTTCTCGGTGCACCATGTGCTGTCCCGCGAGGCCTCCGACTTCCCGGTGAGCCATGGCCGGATCGATGCCGCCAAGATCCGGACTTTCGTGCTGCACGGATTGCACGGCGGCACCGTCGATCAGGCCTTCCTGTGCGGGCCGCAGGCGATGATCCAGGAGGCGCGCGAGACGCTGGAAGCGCTCGGCATCGCGCATGACCATATCCATTCCGAACTGTTCGCCACCGCGGGCAGCCGGCAGGCCCCGACAGTGGTGCGCAAGCCCGATCTTTCCAACGGCCTGCCCCTGTCGATCCGGCTCGACGGTGCATTGCACAGCATCGCCATGGATCCGACCGAGACGGTGGTCGAGGCGGCGATCCGCCATGGGCTCGACCTGCCTTACTCCTGCAAGGGCGGCATGTGCTGCACCTGCCGCGCCAAGCTGGTCGAAGGCGCGGTGGCGATGGACCAGAACTTCTCGCTGGAACCCTGGGAAATCGAAGCGGGTTTCGTGCTCACCTGCCAGAGCCGGGCGACATCCGGCACGTCAGCCGTCAGCGTCGATTTCGACTATGCCTGA
- a CDS encoding TetR/AcrR family transcriptional regulator has protein sequence MARPRAADYDDKRAHILHASAELFSRQGYDRTSINDIAGACGVSKALIYHYYPNKEQLLVDIIRRHLANLLETVGQAARSAPPGDERLRAIIGALLEAYRDADTLHKIQVSELSRLPPAHQDELKAVERALVVLFSEALAQAVPPLAGRSALLKPVTMSLFGMLNWHYMWFRPDGPMTREAYADLVTQLILAGARTVAERGQLAAAE, from the coding sequence ATGGCCCGTCCCCGCGCCGCCGATTACGACGACAAACGCGCCCATATCCTGCACGCATCGGCCGAGCTGTTCTCGCGCCAAGGCTATGACCGGACCTCGATCAACGACATCGCGGGTGCGTGCGGCGTATCCAAGGCCTTGATCTATCACTATTATCCGAACAAGGAGCAATTGCTCGTCGACATCATCCGGCGCCACCTGGCCAACCTTCTGGAGACGGTCGGGCAAGCTGCCCGCTCGGCGCCGCCGGGCGACGAGCGGCTGCGTGCCATCATTGGTGCCTTGCTCGAGGCCTATCGCGACGCCGATACCCTGCACAAGATCCAGGTCAGCGAGCTGTCGCGGCTGCCGCCGGCCCATCAGGACGAGCTGAAGGCGGTCGAGCGCGCTCTGGTCGTGCTGTTCTCCGAGGCGCTGGCCCAGGCGGTGCCACCGCTCGCCGGGCGGAGCGCACTGCTGAAACCCGTGACCATGTCGCTCTTCGGCATGCTCAACTGGCATTACATGTGGTTCCGGCCCGATGGCCCGATGACCCGCGAGGCCTATGCCGACCTCGTCACCCAGCTGATCCTGGCCGGCGCCCGGACGGTCGCCGAGCGCGGCCAGCTGGCCGCCGCCGAGTGA
- a CDS encoding fatty acid desaturase — protein sequence MHGTTLTTGKPKQSGFYHSISAEPHASRTKAILKAHPEIRALIGRNPWTAAVMVSHVAAQILVAIGFGHLGLDWWWAALGVGWLFGAFMNHNLFIVIHEATHNLVLRSRNANKLIAIIADLPNCLPTAMNFRAFHLQHHAFQGDMERDADLPSAWEARLVGHSVFGKVLWLFLFPLFQGAHALRVSRLAPRDGWALANMAATVVFVVTMGWFAGANALVYLIASFWFAIGLHPLGGRWIQEHYTLDPEQETGSYYGGLNRVSMNIGYHNEHHDFPSVPWNRLPEITRIAPEFYLTLVSHQSWTRLLWEFFTDPRYSLHSRVTRDPSPGRGGSPQA from the coding sequence ATGCACGGCACGACGCTGACGACCGGCAAACCGAAACAGTCTGGCTTCTATCATTCGATCTCCGCGGAACCCCACGCCAGCCGCACCAAGGCGATCCTGAAGGCTCATCCGGAAATCCGGGCGCTGATCGGCCGCAATCCCTGGACCGCCGCGGTCATGGTCAGCCATGTCGCGGCGCAGATTCTCGTTGCCATCGGCTTTGGCCATCTAGGCCTCGACTGGTGGTGGGCGGCGCTCGGCGTGGGCTGGCTGTTCGGCGCCTTCATGAACCACAACCTATTCATCGTCATTCACGAGGCGACCCACAATCTGGTGTTGCGCTCGCGCAACGCCAACAAGCTGATCGCCATCATCGCGGACCTGCCCAATTGCTTGCCCACGGCAATGAATTTTCGCGCCTTCCACCTTCAGCACCATGCCTTCCAGGGCGACATGGAGCGCGATGCCGACCTGCCCTCCGCGTGGGAGGCCCGTCTGGTCGGTCATTCGGTCTTCGGCAAGGTACTTTGGCTGTTCCTGTTTCCGCTGTTCCAGGGCGCCCACGCGCTGCGCGTGTCGAGGCTTGCGCCGCGCGACGGCTGGGCGCTTGCCAATATGGCCGCGACCGTGGTCTTCGTCGTCACCATGGGCTGGTTCGCCGGCGCCAATGCGCTGGTCTATCTCATCGCCTCATTCTGGTTCGCCATTGGCCTGCATCCGCTGGGCGGCCGCTGGATCCAGGAACATTACACCCTCGATCCCGAACAGGAGACCGGCAGCTATTATGGTGGCCTGAACCGGGTCTCGATGAATATCGGCTATCACAACGAACACCACGACTTTCCGTCGGTGCCCTGGAACCGGCTGCCCGAGATCACCCGCATCGCGCCGGAATTCTACCTGACCCTGGTCAGCCACCAGTCCTGGACGCGGCTGCTCTGGGAGTTTTTTACCGACCCACGCTATTCGCTGCATTCGCGCGTGACCCGAGATCCGAGCCCGGGCCGCGGCGGCAGCCCTCAGGCATAG
- the paaB gene encoding 1,2-phenylacetyl-CoA epoxidase subunit PaaB: MTTQNWPLWEVFIRSRNGMAHRHVGSLHAVDAPMALQAARDTYTRRGEGLSIWVVPSQAITASDPADKDMLFEPTASKIYRHPTFYEVPDDVGHM, from the coding sequence ATGACCACGCAAAACTGGCCGCTCTGGGAAGTCTTCATCCGCTCGCGCAACGGCATGGCGCATCGCCATGTCGGCTCGCTGCACGCGGTCGATGCGCCAATGGCGCTGCAGGCGGCGCGCGACACCTATACTCGGCGCGGCGAGGGGCTTTCGATCTGGGTCGTGCCGTCGCAGGCGATCACCGCCTCGGATCCGGCCGACAAGGACATGCTGTTCGAGCCGACGGCGTCGAAGATCTACCGGCATCCGACCTTCTATGAAGTGCCTGACGATGTCGGACACATGTGA
- a CDS encoding PaaX family transcriptional regulator C-terminal domain-containing protein, whose product METHASDMAEAAEALRRRFLANRPVRTASLIVTLFGDAIVPRGGELSIRALIDLMGGLGIEAGAVRTAMSRLGADGLFVKRSVGKRPRYRLSGSAERTFAGAFRRVYAGERPAAGGGFRIAIVPAQAKKALDVEDLAAAGYRSFVPGVFVAPASVSPARLPAGAFLLDASADDETTRRIATDILGMAGITEAYRRFVGDHVALAGAIGGGAGLRPADAFALRILSVHAFRRIVIRDPGLPEDLLPPDRPDRQARGLVAALYAALAEASEVHLDQVAAADAEPLTPSVIDLASRFRGL is encoded by the coding sequence ATGGAAACGCACGCATCGGATATGGCGGAGGCGGCCGAAGCACTCAGGCGCCGCTTCCTGGCGAACCGGCCGGTGCGCACCGCATCGCTGATCGTCACCCTGTTCGGCGACGCCATCGTGCCGCGCGGCGGCGAATTGTCGATCCGCGCCCTGATCGACCTGATGGGGGGCCTCGGCATCGAGGCAGGCGCGGTCCGCACCGCCATGTCGCGGCTCGGCGCCGACGGCCTGTTCGTCAAGCGCAGCGTCGGCAAGCGGCCGCGCTATCGCCTGTCGGGGTCGGCCGAGCGAACCTTCGCGGGTGCCTTCCGGCGCGTCTATGCGGGCGAGCGGCCGGCGGCTGGCGGCGGCTTCAGGATCGCCATCGTTCCGGCGCAGGCTAAAAAGGCGCTGGATGTCGAAGACCTCGCTGCCGCCGGTTACCGGTCCTTCGTGCCCGGGGTTTTCGTCGCTCCGGCATCGGTGAGCCCAGCCAGGCTGCCGGCCGGCGCTTTCCTGCTCGACGCCTCGGCCGACGACGAGACGACGCGGCGCATCGCCACCGACATTCTCGGAATGGCCGGCATCACCGAGGCTTACCGGCGCTTCGTCGGCGACCACGTCGCGCTGGCCGGCGCGATCGGTGGTGGTGCCGGCCTGAGGCCGGCCGATGCCTTCGCATTGCGGATCCTCAGCGTCCACGCGTTCCGGCGGATCGTCATCCGCGATCCCGGCCTGCCGGAAGACCTGCTGCCACCGGATCGGCCCGACCGCCAGGCCCGCGGCCTCGTCGCGGCGCTTTATGCAGCCCTGGCCGAGGCGTCCGAGGTCCATCTCGACCAGGTCGCCGCTGCCGATGCCGAGCCGCTGACGCCGTCCGTCATTGATCTCGCCAGCCGTTTCAGGGGTCTCTGA
- the paaD gene encoding 1,2-phenylacetyl-CoA epoxidase subunit PaaD, with protein sequence MGAVLTFDQARQPADKSRADAWADAWAVAAAVCDPEVPVLTIEDLGVLREVRIENGRVEAFITPTYSGCPAMNLIALNVEVALEEAGFTNVKVTSVLSPAWTTDWMSEAGKAKLAAYGIAPPKGKAGRRALFGEEVVACPRCGSADTAKVSEFGSTACKAHWRCRACAEPFDYFKCI encoded by the coding sequence ATGGGCGCGGTCCTAACTTTCGATCAGGCGCGGCAACCGGCCGACAAGTCTCGGGCTGATGCTTGGGCTGATGCTTGGGCGGTCGCGGCCGCGGTCTGCGATCCGGAAGTGCCGGTGCTGACCATCGAGGATCTCGGCGTGCTGCGCGAGGTCAGGATCGAGAACGGCCGGGTCGAGGCCTTCATCACGCCGACCTATTCCGGTTGTCCGGCGATGAACCTGATCGCGCTCAATGTCGAAGTGGCGCTGGAAGAGGCCGGCTTCACCAACGTCAAGGTGACCAGCGTGCTGTCGCCGGCCTGGACCACCGACTGGATGAGCGAGGCCGGCAAGGCCAAGCTCGCCGCTTACGGCATCGCTCCGCCCAAGGGCAAGGCCGGCAGGCGCGCCTTGTTCGGCGAAGAGGTCGTGGCCTGTCCGCGCTGCGGTTCGGCCGATACGGCCAAGGTTTCGGAATTCGGCTCGACCGCCTGCAAGGCGCATTGGCGCTGCCGCGCCTGCGCCGAGCCTTTCGACTATTTCAAATGCATCTGA
- the paaC gene encoding 1,2-phenylacetyl-CoA epoxidase subunit PaaC, translating into MTDGPLFLATLRLADDALVLGHRLSEWCGHAPVLEEDLALANLGLDLIGQARSLYSYAGTVEGRGRDEDQLAYLRREGEYRNLLLVEQPNGDFAVTMTRQLLFSAFMHPFHVAMKASSDPTLAAIAAKAEKEMAYHVRHTGEWLIRLGDGTAESHRRAQAALDELWPYSGELFEVDEAMRAAIEAGFVPDPEAIRPRFDETIDHVLAEATLNKPKVGAFQAGGRAGRHSEHMGFLLADLQYMQRTYPNATW; encoded by the coding sequence ATGACCGACGGTCCGCTGTTTCTCGCTACCCTCAGGCTCGCCGACGACGCCCTGGTGCTCGGCCATCGCCTGTCGGAATGGTGCGGCCATGCGCCGGTGCTGGAAGAGGACCTGGCGCTCGCCAATCTCGGCCTCGACCTGATCGGCCAGGCACGGTCGCTCTACAGCTATGCCGGGACCGTCGAGGGCCGAGGCCGCGACGAGGACCAGCTCGCCTATCTCCGGCGCGAGGGTGAATACCGCAACCTCTTGCTGGTCGAGCAGCCCAACGGCGATTTCGCCGTCACCATGACACGGCAATTGCTGTTCTCGGCCTTCATGCATCCGTTCCACGTGGCGATGAAGGCCTCGAGCGATCCGACGCTGGCGGCGATCGCCGCCAAGGCCGAGAAGGAAATGGCCTATCACGTGCGCCATACCGGCGAGTGGCTGATCCGGCTCGGCGACGGCACCGCGGAAAGCCACCGGCGGGCTCAAGCCGCGCTCGACGAGCTCTGGCCCTATTCGGGGGAGCTGTTCGAGGTCGACGAGGCGATGCGGGCGGCGATCGAGGCGGGCTTCGTGCCGGATCCGGAAGCGATCCGGCCGCGTTTCGATGAAACCATCGACCATGTGCTGGCGGAAGCGACACTGAACAAGCCCAAGGTTGGGGCTTTCCAGGCCGGCGGCCGGGCCGGGCGGCATAGTGAGCATATGGGTTTCCTGCTCGCCGACCTCCAATACATGCAGCGCACCTATCCGAACGCCACCTGGTGA
- a CDS encoding IS481 family transposase: MGQVLHGSATTTEAVRRAIQHSQESLRALSKRYGINQKTVAKWKKRTSVTDVPTGPKNPTSTVLTIEEEAVIVAFRKHTLLPLDDCLYALQPTIPTLTRSSLHRCLQRHGISRLPEVEGEKPAKTKFKSYPIGFFHIDIAEVQTAEGKLYLYVAIDRTSKFAVVQIVRKTGRTSASAFLSALIEAVPYKIHTVLTDNGIQFTFPPRYADGPTARYVTHMFGMRCQENGIEHRLTKVKHPWTNGQVERMNRTIKEATVKRYHYDSHRQFEAHLADFVSAYNFGRRLKTLKGLTPYEFICKLWTTEPQRFRLDPLHQMPGLNS; encoded by the coding sequence ATGGGCCAGGTTCTCCACGGGAGCGCCACGACGACTGAGGCGGTCCGTCGAGCGATACAACATAGTCAAGAGAGCCTGAGGGCTCTGTCTAAGCGCTACGGGATTAACCAGAAGACGGTCGCGAAGTGGAAGAAGCGGACCTCGGTGACCGATGTGCCGACCGGGCCGAAGAACCCGACTTCGACAGTGCTGACGATTGAGGAAGAGGCCGTGATCGTCGCCTTCCGGAAGCATACTTTGCTGCCGCTCGACGACTGCCTCTATGCGCTACAGCCGACGATCCCGACGCTGACGCGGTCATCCCTGCACCGCTGCCTGCAGCGTCACGGGATCAGCCGCCTGCCCGAGGTCGAAGGCGAGAAGCCGGCGAAGACGAAGTTCAAATCCTATCCGATCGGCTTCTTCCACATCGATATCGCCGAGGTGCAGACCGCTGAGGGCAAGCTGTACCTCTATGTCGCCATCGATCGCACGAGCAAATTCGCCGTCGTACAGATCGTCAGGAAGACGGGGCGGACCTCCGCGTCAGCCTTCCTCTCGGCCTTGATCGAGGCCGTCCCCTACAAGATCCATACCGTTCTCACCGACAACGGCATCCAGTTCACCTTCCCGCCACGGTATGCCGATGGTCCGACGGCGCGCTACGTGACGCACATGTTCGGCATGCGCTGCCAGGAGAACGGCATCGAGCACCGCCTCACCAAGGTGAAGCACCCTTGGACGAACGGCCAGGTCGAGCGCATGAACCGCACCATCAAAGAAGCCACCGTCAAGCGTTACCACTACGACAGCCACCGGCAGTTCGAAGCGCATCTCGCCGACTTCGTCAGCGCCTACAATTTCGGGCGGAGGCTGAAGACCCTCAAGGGCCTCACACCCTACGAATTCATCTGCAAACTCTGGACAACAGAGCCTCAACGATTCAGGCTCGATCCACTCCATCAAATGCCGGGACTAAACAGCTAG
- the paaA gene encoding 1,2-phenylacetyl-CoA epoxidase subunit PaaA, translating into MYTQALNVRDDGPVPVDEVRDGRFQARIDRDEKIEPNDWMPEKYRRTLIRQISQHAHSEIIGMLPEGNWITRAPSLKRKAALLAKVQDEGGHGLYLYSAAETLGISREEMNEQLNTGKARYSSIFNYPTLTWADIGMVGWLVDGAAIMNQIPLCRTSYGPYARAMVRICKEESFHQRQGYEIVMTLARGTADQKAMAQDALNRWWWPALMMFGPPDAESLHTDQNMAWRIKRFSNDELRQKFIDATVPQGHFLGLEFPDKDLAFDEATGHWRFGAIDWDEFKRVLAGEGPCNRQRLAQRNRSHEAGAWVREAALAHAKKRAARRLAQAAE; encoded by the coding sequence ATGTACACGCAGGCCCTGAACGTTAGGGATGACGGACCGGTCCCGGTCGACGAGGTCAGGGACGGCCGTTTCCAGGCACGCATCGACCGCGACGAGAAGATCGAGCCGAATGATTGGATGCCGGAGAAATACCGGCGCACCCTGATCCGGCAGATCTCGCAGCACGCCCATTCGGAAATCATCGGCATGCTGCCGGAAGGCAATTGGATCACCCGCGCGCCGAGCCTGAAGCGCAAGGCGGCGCTGCTCGCCAAGGTCCAGGACGAAGGCGGCCACGGGCTCTATCTCTATTCGGCCGCCGAGACGCTCGGCATCAGCCGCGAGGAGATGAACGAGCAGCTGAATACCGGCAAGGCGCGCTATTCCTCGATCTTCAACTATCCGACCCTGACCTGGGCCGATATCGGCATGGTCGGCTGGCTGGTCGACGGCGCGGCGATCATGAACCAGATCCCGCTGTGCCGGACGAGCTACGGCCCCTATGCCCGCGCCATGGTGCGGATCTGCAAGGAGGAGAGCTTCCACCAGCGCCAGGGCTACGAGATCGTCATGACGCTGGCGCGCGGCACGGCGGACCAGAAGGCCATGGCGCAGGATGCGCTGAACCGGTGGTGGTGGCCGGCCTTGATGATGTTCGGCCCGCCGGACGCCGAAAGCCTGCACACCGATCAGAACATGGCCTGGCGGATCAAGCGCTTCTCCAATGACGAGCTGCGCCAGAAATTCATCGATGCGACCGTGCCGCAGGGCCATTTCCTCGGCCTCGAATTTCCCGACAAGGACCTCGCCTTCGATGAGGCGACCGGCCACTGGCGCTTCGGCGCCATCGACTGGGACGAGTTCAAGCGCGTGCTGGCCGGCGAGGGCCCGTGCAACCGCCAGCGGCTGGCCCAGCGCAACCGATCGCACGAGGCTGGCGCCTGGGTGCGCGAGGCGGCGCTGGCGCATGCCAAGAAGCGCGCCGCGCGTCGTCTCGCCCAGGCTGCCGAGTGA